The following are encoded in a window of Brevibacillus sp. DP1.3A genomic DNA:
- a CDS encoding aminopeptidase — translation MTLIESSKGILMNCLALQANETFLVVADERKRDIGEALWEAGKQLGAEAMLMVMKEREKSGQEPPAAVAAAMKSADVVVCVTQHSLTHTKARKEAAANGTRLATMPAITEDMFLAGAISADYTQVKALTERVTEMLTRASTVRIEKAGKSLTFSIADRNGVPSTGMYVNPGESGNLPSGEAYIAPLEGTAEGQILVDGSIAGIGKIDSPLLLTVQNGRIIEAEGTAGERLLQMLGDQDGRMLGEFGIGTNDKARITGVVLEDEKVYGTIHVAFGSNNTFGGTIVAGVHIDLVVKEPDVYLDDKCIMKSGKLLAT, via the coding sequence ATGACATTGATAGAATCCAGCAAAGGCATTTTGATGAATTGCTTGGCATTACAGGCGAATGAGACATTTTTGGTGGTGGCCGACGAGCGGAAGCGGGACATCGGGGAGGCGCTCTGGGAAGCTGGTAAACAGCTCGGAGCAGAAGCGATGCTGATGGTCATGAAGGAGCGGGAAAAGTCCGGTCAAGAGCCTCCTGCGGCTGTTGCAGCGGCGATGAAGAGCGCAGATGTGGTGGTATGTGTGACCCAGCACTCTTTGACGCATACAAAAGCACGAAAAGAAGCAGCAGCAAATGGTACGAGACTGGCTACCATGCCAGCTATTACGGAAGACATGTTCCTTGCGGGAGCGATTTCCGCTGACTATACACAAGTAAAGGCACTCACCGAGCGCGTGACCGAGATGCTGACCCGAGCAAGTACCGTGCGAATCGAAAAAGCGGGCAAGTCACTGACGTTTTCCATCGCAGATCGCAATGGGGTGCCGAGTACGGGTATGTACGTCAATCCTGGTGAATCGGGCAACTTACCTTCCGGGGAAGCGTATATTGCCCCACTGGAAGGGACAGCAGAGGGACAAATCCTCGTCGATGGCTCCATCGCGGGTATCGGAAAAATTGATTCGCCCCTGCTGCTGACGGTCCAAAATGGTCGGATCATAGAGGCAGAAGGAACAGCGGGTGAACGCCTTCTGCAAATGCTTGGGGACCAAGACGGGCGGATGCTGGGTGAATTCGGAATTGGAACGAATGATAAGGCGCGTATCACGGGAGTTGTGTTAGAGGATGAGAAGGTATACGGAACGATTCACGTAGCCTTTGGTAGCAACAATACGTTTGGCGGGACGATTGTCGCGGGGGTACATATTGATCTGGTTGTCAAAGAGCCGGATGTGTATTTGGACGACAAATGTATCATGAAGAGCGGAAAACTATTGGCAACATAG
- a CDS encoding RNA polymerase sigma factor: MDEWELIAKCQEGEPEAFEQLVKPYLAMAYRTAYLIIHDKHLAQDAVQEGLIEAYQHIDRLDKKRGVAFRNWLYRIITFRALNLVRKQKPVVEYEEMIPEEAMTPLDNVIQQEEQRQIWRAVRSMKAEHRAVIILYYYEGFSVSEIAKITGSFEGTVKSRMHKARKLIAQQLEKECIPSDFLREGAMTHD, from the coding sequence GTGGATGAGTGGGAGTTGATTGCCAAATGCCAAGAGGGCGAGCCTGAAGCTTTTGAACAATTGGTCAAGCCTTATCTGGCGATGGCATACCGGACAGCGTATTTGATCATCCATGACAAGCATCTGGCCCAGGACGCCGTTCAGGAAGGACTCATCGAAGCGTATCAGCACATAGACCGACTCGATAAAAAACGGGGAGTGGCCTTTCGCAATTGGCTATACCGGATCATTACGTTTCGGGCTCTGAATCTGGTACGCAAGCAAAAGCCTGTAGTGGAATATGAGGAGATGATCCCGGAAGAAGCGATGACGCCGCTGGATAACGTGATCCAGCAAGAGGAGCAGCGGCAAATATGGCGGGCGGTTCGCAGCATGAAGGCGGAGCATCGCGCGGTTATTATTCTTTACTATTACGAGGGCTTCAGCGTGTCGGAGATCGCCAAAATTACGGGTTCCTTTGAGGGCACGGTCAAATCGCGCATGCATAAGGCCAGGAAGCTGATTGCGCAGCAATTGGAAAAGGAATGCATTCCATCTGATTTTTTGCGGGAAGGGGCAATGACTCATGACTAA
- a CDS encoding SMI1/KNR4 family protein → MSNSIDRILEKIKGIREILNGDLRIIGEEFEFIFYKSNDPGTEIEILKSFDLPEDYVSYLCQYSRAALFRDLEFGSSRCTILSPHNIIDYWKGYSIDHPYYPIAWSSHSLGCVCVDQDRIHSGNGYLTWIESMDLDNPIDIDLTFTEWLDKLIEHEGKEFWITPYEE, encoded by the coding sequence GTGAGTAATTCTATTGACCGCATTTTAGAAAAGATTAAAGGAATAAGAGAAATACTAAACGGGGATTTGCGTATTATCGGCGAGGAGTTTGAGTTCATTTTTTATAAATCTAACGATCCTGGCACCGAGATAGAGATACTAAAATCGTTTGATTTACCCGAGGATTATGTCAGCTATTTATGTCAGTACAGCAGAGCCGCACTATTTCGGGACTTAGAATTTGGCAGCAGTCGCTGCACGATACTCAGCCCTCACAACATCATTGATTATTGGAAAGGGTATAGTATCGACCATCCTTACTATCCTATCGCTTGGAGCAGCCATTCATTAGGCTGTGTGTGCGTGGATCAAGACAGAATACATAGTGGTAACGGCTATCTTACATGGATTGAATCGATGGACCTCGACAACCCGATTGATATAGACCTGACATTTACGGAGTGGCTAGATAAGCTAATCGAACATGAAGGGAAGGAATTCTGGATTACACCTTACGAAGAATAG
- a CDS encoding haloacid dehalogenase-like hydrolase has product MSHRKAQPKTWWLTMLMIVALLAMQMPALAKDTNVQMLDKGKWAPATYQAVHELIEKNGIKSASYNAKKKPYAIFDWDNTSIMHDTEEALFVYQINHLAYKLTPEEFGKVIRTNVPEGPFSDSYKNVDGKPVTLDAIATDLVVDYTYLYQNYQGLKGTKSLEEVTATEQFADFKAKLFFLYEAINDTHSTSIGYPWILYLFTNMTVEEVQKLAEASNDHSLGMAIEKVSWTSPKSLAGKAGVVKASHTTGLRLTSEVANLMNTLRANGIDVYVVSASLEDVVRVFATLPKYGYNLPSENIIGMRLKTENGRITSVYQPDYPITVAHGKTEVIQDVLVKKYGHGPIFIAGDSNGDFEMMTELDSVQLALVVNRVKGGKIGQQITKGAEQMGKANPTVVLQGRDENTGMWIPSEATIRLGQKEPQLVAK; this is encoded by the coding sequence ATGTCACACAGAAAAGCACAACCCAAAACGTGGTGGCTGACCATGCTGATGATCGTCGCTCTACTCGCGATGCAGATGCCAGCTTTGGCCAAAGACACCAACGTGCAGATGCTCGACAAGGGGAAATGGGCACCTGCGACTTATCAAGCCGTCCATGAATTGATTGAGAAAAACGGCATCAAGAGTGCCTCCTACAATGCCAAAAAGAAGCCGTATGCCATTTTTGACTGGGACAATACGAGCATCATGCATGACACAGAGGAAGCGCTGTTTGTTTACCAGATCAACCATTTGGCTTACAAGCTCACACCAGAAGAATTCGGGAAGGTCATCCGCACGAATGTACCAGAAGGACCGTTTTCCGACTCGTATAAAAATGTCGACGGCAAGCCTGTCACACTCGATGCCATCGCGACTGATCTCGTAGTCGACTACACGTACTTATATCAAAATTATCAAGGTCTTAAAGGAACGAAGTCGCTGGAGGAAGTAACAGCAACAGAGCAATTCGCAGATTTCAAAGCCAAACTGTTTTTCTTGTATGAAGCTATCAACGATACGCACAGCACCTCGATTGGCTATCCGTGGATCCTCTACCTCTTCACGAACATGACAGTGGAAGAAGTGCAAAAATTGGCGGAAGCATCCAATGATCACAGCCTAGGCATGGCGATTGAAAAAGTAAGCTGGACGAGCCCGAAATCGTTGGCAGGCAAAGCAGGCGTGGTGAAAGCATCCCATACAACGGGTCTGCGCCTCACTTCCGAAGTCGCAAACCTGATGAACACGCTGCGTGCTAATGGCATCGACGTGTATGTCGTGAGTGCCTCCTTGGAGGATGTCGTTCGTGTCTTCGCCACTCTCCCGAAATATGGCTACAATCTCCCATCGGAGAACATCATCGGCATGCGTCTGAAAACAGAAAACGGACGGATCACGAGTGTGTACCAGCCTGACTACCCGATCACGGTAGCCCACGGCAAGACGGAAGTGATCCAGGATGTATTGGTGAAAAAGTATGGTCATGGTCCTATCTTCATCGCGGGCGATAGCAACGGTGATTTCGAGATGATGACAGAGCTGGACAGCGTGCAGCTCGCTCTCGTCGTGAACCGCGTCAAGGGCGGCAAAATTGGGCAGCAAATTACCAAGGGTGCCGAACAGATGGGTAAGGCCAACCCAACGGTAGTCCTGCAAGGACGTGACGAGAACACAGGCATGTGGATTCCGAGCGAAGCCACAATCCGACTTGGGCAGAAAGAGCCGCAGTTGGTCGCGAAATAA
- a CDS encoding HNH endonuclease signature motif containing protein, with product MKKFKRALVPFVVFSLLFAPVSVSTPASAESTKEIAETEEVIDFENLPIQLAEGVTLEELAEAINEPRILESKNVTIIESSTADEVIGERQMVYSPNAAPVTKEDDSKFDFGAFTYEEAAEADGANEVDESDISEVRAANPMSVFPRPVGVFFDHIMTADWAGGDIYSNIKVSAVIGSVSSVSATHSITRSVTKDGKYRVERTNKPYWRPPYVSLSQDRVRANAETYWWSGTFTGTVTFQSGSSAPIDTLKEVKSILTNNLGEIYPDYVDPQSNIELIKPPADLLPQKREREPGYKAKFEKHYTNHYGAPQYFSWDEVEIHHMIPLQYWGTNDMDNLIPLLRKEYTNQYILYHHEVTKWWDNYRK from the coding sequence ATGAAGAAATTCAAAAGAGCATTAGTGCCTTTTGTCGTATTCTCATTGTTATTTGCTCCTGTGTCAGTCTCGACGCCTGCATCTGCTGAAAGTACAAAGGAAATCGCTGAGACAGAAGAAGTCATTGATTTCGAAAACCTTCCCATACAGCTGGCGGAAGGGGTAACACTGGAGGAATTGGCGGAGGCCATCAATGAACCACGCATCCTTGAAAGCAAAAACGTAACTATTATAGAGAGCAGCACAGCGGATGAAGTCATCGGAGAGCGTCAAATGGTGTATAGCCCCAATGCAGCACCAGTTACAAAAGAAGACGATTCTAAATTTGACTTCGGTGCCTTCACTTATGAAGAAGCTGCCGAAGCCGATGGAGCTAATGAGGTTGATGAATCTGACATAAGTGAGGTTAGGGCTGCTAATCCGATGAGTGTGTTTCCTAGACCTGTTGGAGTGTTCTTTGACCACATCATGACAGCCGACTGGGCAGGCGGTGATATATACTCGAATATTAAAGTATCCGCCGTGATCGGTAGCGTGTCCTCTGTATCGGCTACTCACTCTATCACTCGCTCAGTAACAAAGGACGGGAAATATCGAGTAGAAAGAACGAATAAACCATATTGGAGACCCCCTTACGTCAGTCTATCACAGGATAGGGTGCGCGCGAATGCAGAGACTTACTGGTGGTCAGGTACTTTTACCGGCACTGTTACATTCCAGAGTGGTAGTTCCGCACCTATCGACACATTGAAGGAAGTAAAAAGTATCCTGACTAACAATTTAGGAGAAATATATCCAGATTACGTCGATCCCCAGTCCAACATTGAATTGATCAAACCGCCCGCTGACTTGTTGCCCCAGAAGAGAGAGAGGGAGCCGGGGTATAAAGCGAAATTCGAGAAACATTATACTAATCACTACGGCGCCCCTCAATACTTCTCTTGGGATGAAGTTGAAATCCATCACATGATCCCATTACAATATTGGGGAACAAACGATATGGACAACTTGATTCCGCTTCTCAGAAAAGAATATACCAACCAGTACATCCTGTATCATCATGAAGTCACTAAGTGGTGGGATAATTACCGAAAATAA
- a CDS encoding DUF4309 domain-containing protein, giving the protein MRSAVDLPKICRNALLVVVLSSITVLGCSNISEKTEDITVNSAQSDTLDKVKNGQLEGVLIGIGATKKEVLDKIGNPVKSGNSEYGITVYYEGFDLQFEDYANSIDEVKDTSKVVLMNAEPKTVGMTGKPEEIKKNLGEPAREFMDDSGDHTFILEYENNGNILRFTFDSKESPVKYVTLRVQ; this is encoded by the coding sequence ATGAGGAGTGCGGTTGATCTGCCTAAGATATGTCGTAATGCTTTGCTTGTTGTAGTTCTTAGCTCAATAACTGTACTTGGCTGCTCTAATATTTCTGAAAAAACTGAAGATATCACTGTTAATTCTGCTCAATCGGACACTTTGGATAAGGTGAAAAATGGACAATTAGAAGGTGTCTTAATAGGCATTGGAGCAACAAAGAAAGAGGTTCTGGATAAAATCGGAAATCCCGTCAAGAGTGGAAATTCTGAGTATGGAATCACAGTATATTATGAGGGTTTTGATTTACAATTCGAAGACTATGCTAATTCAATTGATGAAGTAAAGGATACGAGTAAAGTCGTCCTAATGAATGCCGAACCAAAGACTGTTGGAATGACTGGAAAACCTGAGGAAATCAAAAAAAACTTAGGAGAACCCGCTAGAGAGTTTATGGATGACTCAGGTGATCATACGTTTATATTGGAATATGAAAATAATGGGAATATACTAAGGTTTACGTTTGATTCAAAAGAAAGTCCAGTAAAGTATGTTACCCTTCGAGTCCAATAA
- a CDS encoding DUF4179 domain-containing protein has product MTNEERQIQETLRKVAGAVETPSFQMPSQNNALQVRGRPFYRSKRWASIGIASAVVLGLLGTMQVSPTFAAYVKSIFAQDGSDEGVQQAARQGFSETSNLSVTDQGITLEVKEIIADPVQVMVALMIKQSDGKPLLPTYPSATNAESNAVELLDANGEVMTDKWGTNFEENVGFVRFILGEKEQEPLPKTLSIHFDEIGDRKGHWKLQVPITMAKTTAATTVLPVNQTQVTKHGLKMTLHQIVNTPTATRIELETQWTEATKKQLEQEAKKLTGKTTNPDYAPFLPYQQYRLGYYYEGADGSKGKERIIYNSYSIDRYGHFRWINDTDPLPKGKAATLVINSLHKAIPYDMSVTFHPDELNKKPVIKQVGEDIFTLKSIKLAKDDDSEKQQMEMEIDVLSKDITRIYLPWWVLQGGQGTTYRAKMGHQSKGPVDQSGRERATYKIRLEDSRDWEGGEITKLPEKLTLRLDAVQKKYPLEWRIPVTNQ; this is encoded by the coding sequence ATGACTAACGAGGAGCGGCAGATCCAAGAGACGCTTAGGAAAGTAGCGGGAGCTGTCGAGACACCGAGTTTTCAAATGCCAAGCCAGAATAACGCATTGCAGGTGAGAGGGCGTCCGTTTTACCGAAGCAAAAGATGGGCTTCCATCGGCATCGCTTCCGCTGTCGTACTCGGGCTGCTCGGAACCATGCAAGTGTCCCCAACATTTGCGGCTTATGTCAAATCGATCTTTGCTCAAGACGGATCCGATGAAGGAGTGCAACAGGCGGCGAGACAAGGCTTCTCCGAAACATCGAATCTTTCTGTTACGGATCAGGGGATTACCTTGGAGGTAAAGGAAATCATTGCTGATCCGGTGCAGGTCATGGTTGCTTTAATGATTAAGCAGTCGGATGGCAAGCCGTTGCTCCCTACATATCCGTCAGCGACAAACGCAGAATCCAATGCCGTTGAATTGCTGGATGCCAATGGGGAGGTCATGACTGACAAGTGGGGAACTAACTTTGAAGAAAATGTGGGATTCGTCCGGTTTATCCTCGGGGAAAAAGAACAAGAGCCCCTTCCGAAGACGTTGTCGATACATTTTGATGAAATCGGTGATAGAAAAGGACACTGGAAGCTGCAAGTTCCGATCACGATGGCAAAAACAACAGCTGCAACAACTGTGCTGCCTGTCAATCAAACGCAAGTGACGAAGCATGGATTGAAGATGACCTTGCACCAGATCGTCAACACGCCAACGGCTACTCGAATTGAGCTGGAAACACAATGGACAGAGGCGACCAAAAAACAACTGGAACAAGAAGCAAAAAAGCTAACCGGAAAGACCACGAACCCCGATTATGCTCCATTTCTTCCGTATCAGCAATATAGGCTGGGATATTACTACGAGGGAGCAGATGGCAGCAAGGGGAAGGAAAGAATCATATATAATTCTTATTCCATTGATCGCTATGGGCATTTCCGTTGGATCAATGACACCGATCCGTTGCCAAAAGGCAAAGCAGCGACACTCGTCATAAATAGCCTCCATAAGGCGATCCCGTACGATATGAGTGTCACCTTCCATCCGGATGAATTGAACAAGAAGCCAGTGATCAAACAAGTGGGAGAAGATATCTTTACGTTGAAAAGCATCAAGCTGGCAAAAGATGATGATTCGGAAAAACAGCAAATGGAAATGGAGATCGATGTACTTTCCAAAGATATTACGAGAATTTATTTGCCTTGGTGGGTACTTCAAGGTGGGCAGGGGACAACCTACCGGGCTAAAATGGGTCATCAATCCAAGGGACCCGTTGATCAGTCAGGACGCGAGCGAGCAACGTACAAAATTCGGCTGGAGGACAGCAGAGATTGGGAAGGAGGAGAAATAACCAAGCTCCCGGAGAAGCTCACCCTACGACTGGATGCTGTTCAGAAAAAATATCCGCTAGAGTGGAGAATTCCAGTTACCAATCAATAA